Proteins from one Monodelphis domestica isolate mMonDom1 chromosome 6, mMonDom1.pri, whole genome shotgun sequence genomic window:
- the LOC130455203 gene encoding olfactory receptor 14I1-like has protein sequence MVNFTLITEFLLVQYSSIREIQVLHAVLFLMIYLAALMGNLLTITAIATDPHLHSPMYFFLSNLSFLDVGFISVTLPKFIVNSLTGIQSISLLGCMAQIFLFIFFGSTEIALLLTMSYDRFVAICHPLHYGVTMTPARCLWATAGSWLSGFVYATIHTGNMFRLPFSGSNEIHQYFCDIPDVLKVASSDVLNTEFVLIVAGSGFSLFCLVFLFVSYARIFSSVFKIPSVEGRYKALSTCAPQLIILLLFLLSAIFASLKAPSDASTIQNLLVAMSYTILPPFINPIIYSLRNQRIKVALTRMIKQIILPKNEMSILE, from the coding sequence ATGGTCAACTTCACTCTCATCACTGAATTCCTCCTTGTGCAGTATTCCAGTATTCGGGAGATTCAAGTCTTACATGCTGTACTGTTCCTGATGATTTACCTGGCAGCTCTAATGGGGAATCTTCTCACCATCACAGCAATTGCCACTGACCCACACCTTCACTCTCCGATGTATTTTTTTCTGAGTAATTTATCCTTTTTGGATGTTGGTTTTATTTCAGTGACTCTTCCCAAATTCATTGTTAATTCTCTGACTGGAATACAATCCATCTCCCTCTTGGGCTGCATGGCCcagatttttctctttatcttttttggaTCAACAGAGATTGCTTTACTTTTAACCATGTCTTATGACCGATTTGTTGCCATCTGTCATCCATTGCATTATGGTGTGACTATGACACCAGCCAGGTGTCTCTGGGCAACAGCAGGctcatggctcagtggattcgtCTATGCCACTATACATACAGGGAACATGTTCCGGTTACCCTTCTCAGGATCCAATGAAATCCACCAGTATTTCTGTGATATCCCTGATGTCTTAAAGGTTGCATCTTCTGATGTTTTGAATACTGAATTTGTTCTTATTGTGGCAGGATCAGgcttttctttgttctgtttgGTGTTTTTATTTGTGTCCTATGCTCGAATTTTTTCGAGTGTGTTCAAGATACCCTCTGTTGAAGGTCGGTATAAAGCCTTATCTACCTGTGCTCCCCAGTTGattattctccttttatttctacTTTCTGCAATTTTTGCATCCCTAAAGGCCCCATCAGATGCATCAACAATTCAAAATCTTCTTGTTGCAATGTCCTACACAATACTTCCTCCATTCATTAACCCCATTATTTATAGCCTGAGAAACCAGAGGATTAAAGTTGCACTGACTAGAATGATCAAGCAGATCATTCTTCCAAAGAACGAAATGTCCATCCTTGAGTAA